The DNA sequence CTTCGCCTCTAGTTCGTAGTCTTTAGGCGAAGGACTGCGCGTGGGAGGATAGCGCGTGAGGGTGCAGTTTCCGACGTTTAGGGTCGAATCGTCGCGTTCGGTGCTTGGAGCGCGTGAAATCCGGAAGTTGGATTGTCATGAAGCGCGTGCTGCAATGATGGCGTTTCTGAATTCTTCTTTTCCCCCCTATAAATATCGCTTCCTCGAAGTCCCTTGTTATCTTCTTCTCGTGTTTTTGGTGCTTCCGTCATTCAGGTATTTTTCCATTCTTCTATCTCGTCGTTATATTGCTTTTAGCGTGTCGTCGTTTTTCCTTTATTATGAATTCCCCTCGATCCGCGTCGTCCAATCCCTCTGCCGGAAGTCACCTTCGACGAGCGACGACTTCTGAATCTAGCGGCTCTACCAGGTCTGTTCGCCGTCGAACTCGTTCTCCAAGACCTTCTGACTCGTCTTCGACGGATTCAGACGCGGCTCAATTCGAAGAGATAAAGCGTCGTCTTGCTCCCGGATCTGCGGTCCCTAGCTCTTCTGGGCTTACTTTCAAGATTCCTTCCCTGATAGACGAGCCTATGAACGATGGCTTGTCTTCTCCTAATTTGGACGACGTCCCTTTGCCGACCGTGAATCTCTTCAATCATATGCCGGCGACGTCGATAAAAATTGATGCGGCAGTTGACGCACTTCGTATCGGGAAATTAAAAGTTGATGTGACAGTTGTTGCGGATCGTCCCAGGAAACTGAACACGAAACCGAAGATCTTGATTCCGAACGCCTTTCAACGTCCCTGGGATGCACCTTCCGGTTTTATTTGTCTTTCAGAGAAATACTTCACCGAGTGCGGACTCACCTTTCCTCTTCCGTCTTTTTTGATGACGTATTTTGCTCGTCGAAAGGCGGCTATTTCCCAATTTGCCCCGGCGACCTTTCGAAATGCTGTCGGTCTTTCGATCATGGCCGAGGCTGCAAGGGTCAAGCTCACTTGTGATCACTTTGAAGAGTTGACGTGTCTGAATCCGTCGAGTCGGGAGAAGACTCCCGGGCTTTATTACGTAGCCTCGGGAAAGAAGACGACGCTCGTCGAGGGTGCCAAGGGTAAAACGTATAACTGGAAAGGCTCATATTTCTTTTTGGAAGTTGCCGCGGGGGTTATGGAGGATCCGTCGATCCCttggttttctgggtggaaccctTCACCCGGTAGCCGACCCTTCTTGATTAGTTATCTTCACTtgcttcctttgttttttttttttaaacctctcccccccttctttttttttttttcagttgttaTTCCGAGGTGTTTGCTTCCATACCCTTCTTCTTTCCGAGCTGAAATAGACGCGATTAAGCTCCGCTGCCCATTCGTTTGGCCGGGAACCGAGGGTAGAAAGGATCGTCCGCGGAAGTTAGCATCTAGCCGAAGACCAAGGGGTACtatttccttccttttttttttttttgttttttggttgtaCATATATACGTTGCGAgctttgttttgatattgtccccattatatttttttttattttagctgAGACTATGGGGAAACTGAATTTGAACGTTCCTAATGCATCCGCTCGCTATCGCCAAGCTCCAGAGCCGTCGTCTCGGTCGGCTCCCCGACAGGATGTTCGTCGAGGTTCCGATCCCCCAGCTGCAGGATCGTCCAAAAAGGTCCCCGCTTCCCCTCGTCGAGCTGTGGATGATCCTTCGCGGACGCGTCAAAGGTCTCCCCCGCCTAACCGCCATACTGGCCCTGAAGAGACGCTCCCAAGGAGGAAGGTGGACGGGACTCCTGGTCGCATTGCCGACCCTCCACAAAGGTCACAGAAAAGGAAAGATGGCCCTGAACAAGAGCCATCTGTCTCGCTAAAGAAGTCGAAGTCGGTCGACTTCAGCTGGGATTTTGCCCATTCATCTGGAGCTCGTCCCTTTCCATCTGACTCGCAGTCTTGTGCCGAGTTGTTTCGAAAGATCCATTATGGTGAAGGTCGTCTTTCTTCTGTTGAAAGGATGAAAGAGTCCGATGCTGTCACTGAAGTTGCTCAAGCGTCTTTTGAGGTTCGTTAGTTAAATCAATTCGCTTCGCAGATCTTCCTTAAGTGTATTTTaatccttttcttctcttctttttttttttaaaaaagtttattgcGCGTATTAACCGCATGGCTACCCGCTACGAACGTCGTGTTCGAGACCTGGAACGTTCAGGGGCGTCGAATGAGAGGATTGAGCGCCTCGAGGCTCAATTGGGGGAGGCAGTTCGGTCCAACCAGAGGCTTAGCGACCTTGTGGCCAAGCTCGAACATCACCGGAGTGGGCTTATCAAAGAACGGGATTCTCTTTCGACGAAGCTTAAGGAGTCCGAAGCTTCCTGCAATGGTCTGAAGCTAACCCTTAGCTCGGAGACGAGAAGGCTCAGGGATCGGCGTGATGAATATGGGCACCATGAGCGAATCAATGCCTTTCACGAGGTGGCCGGTCGTGTGCAGAGGCTCCTAGCGAAGCACAAAAGCCACGCCGAAGCGGTTGAAGCGTCGCGGGAGAAATTCCTCGAATACAACCAAGCTGTTGGGAACGTTCAAATGCTGGAGACGCTCGCCGCCGAGGGTCGAATTTCCTTGCTTGATGAGGAGCTTAAGGGCCAGGTCGTGACCGTGATGAATCAGCTGAAGGACGAGGTTGAAGAGTTTGATCTGCCAGACATCTCCGAGGCTGATTTTGACTTGTCTCAGATTTTCGCCGGGCCTCTCCCCCCAATTCCGACTTGGATCGCTTCCCCAATCAGCGGGAATACGGAGGGTCATACTGATGAGGGCGGGGATGAAGGGTCGGAGAGTGGGGAGATCGGGGGCGAAGAACTGGACGAGCAGGAGCAGGTTGACGACCGTCCTTCGGATGGGGTTGAGGCGCAAGTCACCGACCAACCTTCTCATGGAGTCGAGGAGCAGGTTCCGGACTGTTCTGCTGGTGGGTTACCTCGTCCTTCCACTCCTGGGCGCGAGTCTCCGGTTGCTGGTCTAGTCTCGTGATCAGGGTTGTCGCCGTGTTGAGGGGTTGGCTCCCTCGTACTATCTTTCTTTTGCCGTGTTTTGGGGTCGGCTCCCTcgtactttctttcttttgccgtGTTTTGGGGTCGGCTCCCTCGTACTTTATGCGCCGTGTATAGGGGTCGGCTCCCTTGAAAACTTTATTCGTCCTTTTGGAGGCATTAATTGAGGGTCTCATTTAATGCTTTATTTTCGAAGCGTTGCTTATTGGATTTATTGATCTCATTTAATGCTCTTTCCGTTTGGAAACTTGTGCCCCTGTTCTATAAATAGTCTGTGTTTTCCTGCACTTCTATCTTGGTGAGTtcattgtgtttgttgtttatcttcttttttttttaggaagaAGAAAGTTGCTCTGATGCCGGTGACAACTAGGTCAGCGTGGTTACGCAGGGCGCGGAAACAGCTCGGCGTTAGGTCTGACGAGGTGATTCAATCGGAACTCGTCTATTATGACGCTCGCATTCAACGGCTAAGGGCTTACATCATTGCCACCCGTCGTTCGTTTGAACGTTACTACGACTTCTGTCGTATTGACGGGGTTGTGGAATGTCTTGAACCGCTGATCGACGAAGGGCTCTTCTTCCCAAAGTGGCGATGGGATCGGTTGGTGGAAGAGCGTACCCGGCGCGAAGATCTATGTGCGGAAGTGGTAGTTCCCACACTTGAGCAGGGCGACCTTGACACCCTTGGTCGGAGGCCGTTCGAGGAGCGGGAGGAGATCGAAGCTTGTCGCGATCGTATCGACGTNNNNNNNNNNNNNNNNNNNNNNNNNNNNNNNNNNNNNNNNNNNNNNNNNNNNNNNNNNNNNNNNNNNNNNNNNNNNNNNNNNNNNNNNNNNNNNNNNNNNNNNNNNNNNNNNNNNNNNNNNNNNNNNNNNNNNNNNNNNNNNNNNNNNNNNNNNNNNNNNNNNNNNNNNNNNNNNNNNNNNNNNNNNNNNNNNNNNNNNNNNNNNNNNNNNNNNNNNNNNNNNNNNNNNNNNNNNNNNNNNNNNNNNNNNNNNNNNNNNNNNNNNNNNNNNNNNNNNNNNNNNNNNNNNNNNNNNNNNNNNNNNNNNNNNNNNNNNNNNNNNNNNNNNNNNNNNNNNNNNNNNNNNNNNNNNNNNNNNNNNNNNNNNNNNNNNNNNNNNNNNNNNNNNNNNNNNNNNNNNNNNNNNNNNNNNNNNNNNNNNNNNNNNNNNNNNNNNNNNNNNNNNNNNNNNNNNNNNNNNNNNNNNNNNNNNNNNNNNNNNNNNNNNNNNNNNNNNNNNNNNNNNNNNNNNNNNNNNNNNNNNNNNNNNNNNNNNNNNNNNNNNNNNNNNNNNNNNNNNNNNNNNNNNNNNNNNNNNNNNNNNNNNNNNNNNNNNNNNNNNNNNNNNNNNNNNNNNNNNNNNNNNNNNNNNNNNNNNNNNNNNNNNNNNNNNNNNNNNNNNNNNNNNNNNNNNNNNNNNNNNNNNNNNNNNNNNNNNNNNNNNNNNNNNNNNNNNNNNNNNNNNNNNNNNNNNNNNNNNNNNNNNNNNNNNNNNNNNNNNNNNNNNNNNNNNNNNNNNNNNNNNNNNNNNNNNNNNNNNNNNNNNNNNNNNNNNNNNNNNNNNNNNNNNNNNNNNNNNNNNNNNNNNNNNNNNNNNNNNNNNNNNNNNNNNNNNNNNNNNNNNNNNNNNNNNNNNNNNNNNNNNNNNNNNNNNNNNNNNNNNNNNNNNNNNNNNNNNNNNNNNNNNNNNNNNNNNNNNNNNNNNNNNNNNNNNNNNNNNNNNNNNNNNNNNNNNNNNNNNNNNNNNNNNNNNNNNNNNNNNNNNNNNNNNNNNNNNNNNNNNNNNNNNNNNNNNNNNNNNNNNNNNNNNNNNNNNNNNNNNNNNNNNNNNNNNNNNNNNNNNNNNNNNNNNNNNNNNNNNNNNNNNNNNNNNNNNNNNNNNNNNNNNNNNNNNNNNNNNNNNNNNNNNNNNNNNNNNNNNNNNNNNNNNNNNNNNNNNNNNNNNNNNNNNNNNNN is a window from the Camelina sativa cultivar DH55 unplaced genomic scaffold, Cs unpScaffold00940, whole genome shotgun sequence genome containing:
- the LOC109125037 gene encoding uncharacterized protein LOC109125037 → MNSPRSASSNPSAGSHLRRATTSESSGSTRSVRRRTRSPRPSDSSSTDSDAAQFEEIKRRLAPGSAVPSSSGLTFKIPSLIDEPMNDGLSSPNLDDVPLPTVNLFNHMPATSIKIDAAVDALRIGKLKVDVTVVADRPRKLNTKPKILIPNAFQRPWDAPSGFICLSEKYFTECGLTFPLPSFLMTYFARRKAAISQFAPATFRNAVGLSIMAEAARVKLTCDHFEELTCLNPSSREKTPGLYYVASGKKTTLVEGAKGKTYNWKGSYFFLEVAAGVMEDPSIPWFSGWNPSPVVIPRCLLPYPSSFRAEIDAIKLRCPFVWPGTEGRKDRPRKLASSRRPRAETMGKLNLNVPNASARYRQAPEPSSRSAPRQDVRRGSDPPAAGSSKKVPASPRRAVDDPSRTRQRSPPPNRHTGPEETLPRRKVDGTPGRIADPPQRSQKRKDGPEQEPSVSLKKSKSSFFC
- the LOC104774001 gene encoding uncharacterized protein LOC104774001, with product MKESDAVTEVAQASFEFIARINRMATRYERRVRDLERSGASNERIERLEAQLGEAVRSNQRLSDLVAKLEHHRSGLIKERDSLSTKLKESEASCNGLKLTLSSETRRLRDRRDEYGHHERINAFHEVAGRVQRLLAKHKSHAEAVEASREKFLEYNQAVGNVQMLETLAAEGRISLLDEELKGQVVTVMNQLKDEVEEFDLPDISEADFDLSQIFAGPLPPIPTWIASPISGNTEGHTDEGGDEGSESGEIGGEELDEQEQVDDRPSDGVEAQVTDQPSHGVEEQVPDCSAGGLPRPSTPGRESPVAGLVS